One Solanum lycopersicum chromosome 4, SLM_r2.1 DNA window includes the following coding sequences:
- the LOC101264517 gene encoding probable transcription factor KAN4, with product MTKDTLLSTVPDLSLQISLPSCILKSDQFKEAVRFDSRTDSGSSASGGSDLSHENTLFLHPEIKKAFNLPLIPTFEPTLSLGFAQVPIGRHFQYHHEHYQPQIYGREFKRSSRLISGVKRSVRAPRMRWTSTLHAHFVHAVQLLGGHERATPKSVLELMNVKDLTLAHVKSHLQMYRTVKSTDKSTAKEQGEINIFLNQNNGINNGEYEKTCEEIDALSQPSTISQNMAHMRNPSSFMPDQTNVWSHSNRERTFANYPNIYTKMDGIETANNSSSNDTLLDLEFTLGRPSWKMGQAGSSSNDLTLLKC from the exons ATGACGAAGGATACACTACTTTCAACGGTCCCTGATCTTTCTTTACAGATCAGCTTACCGTCatgtattttaaaaagtgaTCAGTTTAAAGAAGCGGTGAGATTCGATTCCAGGACAGATTCTGGTAGTAGTGCTAGTGGAGGAAGTGATTTGAGCCATGAAAATACCCTTTTTTTACATCCGGAGATTAAAAAAGCGTTCAATCTTCCTTTAATTCCGACTTTTGAACCAACCCTAAGTTTAGGGTTCGCGCAAGTACCAATCGGTAGACATTTTCAATATCATCATGAGCATTATCAGCCACAAATATACGGGCGCGAGTTCAAGAGAAGTTCAAGATTGATTAGTGGAGTGAAAAGAAGCGTTAGAGCTCCGAGAATGAGATGGACTTCAACTCTTCATGCTCATTTTGTTCATGCCGTTCAACTCTTAGGTGGACACGAAC gaGCAACACCAAAATCCGTGCTAGAGTTAATGAATGTGAAAGATCTAACCTTAGCTCATGTGAAGAGTCACTTACAG ATGTATAGAACAGTGAAGAGCACTGACAAATCAACAG CTAAAGAGCAGGgagaaattaatatatttttgaaccaAAACAATGGGATTAATAATGGTGaatatgaaaaaacttgtgAGGAGATTGATGCATTATCACAACCAAGTACCATATCACAAAATATGGCTCATATGAG GAATCCTTCATCATTCATGCCTGATCAGACAAATGTATGGAGCCACTCAAATAGAGAAAGGACATTTGCTAATTATCCTAACATATACACAAAG ATGGATGGAATTGAGACAGCCAATAACTCATCTTCAAATGATACATTGCTTGATCTTGAATTTACACTAGGAAGACCAAGCTGGAAAATGGGACAAGCTGGATCATCCTCAAATGATTTGACTCTTCTCAAGtgttaa
- the LOC138348228 gene encoding cytochrome P450 82A4-like produces the protein MDDSSNFVRIEMKEWFEKLAMTIIIRTLYGKEHDFEEGKRARSLLLKNRYVYVPPEPLSAPHESVEDCIVGGYNIPKGNRALFNLWKIQRDPSIWPEPDLFKLERFLTTHKDIDVKGNYFELIPFGAGRRICPGISSTLVSLHLTLANVLHAFEITKPSNEPIDMSSNLGIKETPLEVLLASRLSLDLYNKM, from the exons ATGGATGATTCTTCAAATTTCGTCAGAATAGAAATGAAAGAATGGTTTGAGAAGTTGGCCATGACGATTATTATAAGAACGCTTTATGGAAAAGAACACGATTTTGAAGAAGGAAAGAGGGCTAGAAGT CTATTGCTAAAGAATCGTTACGTTTATGTCCCACCTGAACCACTCTCAGCGCCCCATGAATCCGTGGAAGATTGCATTGTTGGTGGCTATAACATCCCTAAAGGTAATCGGGCACTATTCAACTTGTGGAAGATTCAACGAGATCCATCCATTTGGCCAGAACCCGATTTATTTAAGCTAGAGAGGTTCTTGACGACTCATAAAGATATAGATGTTAAGGGAaattattttgagttgattCCATTTGGCGCTGGAAGAAGGATTTGCCCCGGAATTTCGTCAACACTTGTGTCGTTGCACTTGACTTTGGCTAATGTGCTACATGCATTTGAAATTACAAAGCCATCTAATGAACCAATTGACATGTCTTCGAATTTGGGGATAAAAGAGACACCACTTGAGGTTCTTCTTGCTTCGAGATTGTCCCTGGATTTGTACAACAAAATGTAA
- the LOC101267703 gene encoding cytochrome P450 CYP82D47, giving the protein MTTICIVYQIPAAFTNGGATMDIFLIVVMVASSSVFFFFLRKHAFSAKIHSKSKRVPGAGGAWPIIGHLHLLSGSETDQLPHKIMGRMADKYGPIFGMKLGVHQVVVVSDPKLAKECFTTNDLALAGRPKSMASEIVGYKHAMFALCAYGPYWRETRKIATIELFSARRIEMLKHIREFEVKSGIKEIYNNWGKNNLNGFVKVEMKEWIGDLVMNTMGKILFGKGRRSNEDEGINKAHIAIRRFFELLGAFVVADFLPYLRWLDIGGHEKAMKEISEEMDSVVEEWLTEHKTKRGIIKSGEEEDFMDVMLSKCEDRDLPGFDADTAIKANCMGLLSAGTDTTIVTLTWALCLLLNNYEALKKAQDELDAHVGKNRWVQESDIKNLVYLQAVVKEVLRLYPAGPLSVPHESREDCVIGGYDIPKGTRLLVNLWKIQHDPNIWPNPHEFKPERFLSTHKDVDVKGNHFELMPFGSGRRMCPGISLALQVVPFVIAVLLQGFDMKRPSDEAIDMSESFGLTVLKASPLQVLLAPRLAPDLYE; this is encoded by the exons ATGACAACAATTTGTATTGTATATCAGATTCCAGCTGCTTTCACAAACGGAGGAGCGACTATGgatatttttttgattgttGTCATGGTAGCTAGTTCctctgtttttttcttctttcttcgcAAACATGCTTTCTCAGCGAAAATACATAGTAAAAGTAAGAGAGTACCTGGAGCTGGCGGAGCATGGCCTATTATCGGTCATCTTCACCTTTTGAGTGGATCCGAAACAGATCAATTACCTCACAAAATCATGGGGCGCATGGCAGATAAGTACGGGCCAATTTTCGGAATGAAGCTTGGAGTTCATCAGGTTGTAGTTGTGAGCGATCCCAAGTTAGCCAAAGAATGTTTCACAACTAACGATTTAGCCCTAGCAGGTCGCCCTAAATCCATGGCTTCAGAGATTGTAGGCTACAAACACGCTATGTTTGCACTTTGTGCTTACGGTCCTTACTGGAGAGAAACAAGGAAGATTGCCACAATTGAACTTTTCTCCGCTCGACGAATCGAGATGCTCAAACACATCAGAGAATTTGAGGTTAAATCAGGTATTAAAGAGATTTATAATAATTGGGGGAAGAATAATTTAAATGGTTTTGTGAAGGTGGAGATGAAGGAATGGATTGGGGATTTAGTTATGAACACTATGgggaaaatattatttggaaaaggGCGAAGGAGTAATGAGGACGAAGGAATAAATAAGGCTCACATAGCAATTCGAAGATTTTTCGAATTGTTAGGAGCTTTTGTTGTGGCTGATTTTTTACCTTATTTAAGATGGCTGGACATTGGAGGCCATGAGAAAGCGATGAAAGAGATTTCTGAAGAAATGGACTCTGTTGTTGAAGAATGGTTAACAGAGCACAAAACAAAGAGAGGAATTATTAAAtctggtgaagaagaagatttcATGGATGTAATGCTTTCCAAATGTGAAGACAGAGATCTGCCTGGATTTGATGCCGATACTGCTATAAAAGCTAATTGCATG GGTCTACTATCGGCAGGTACAGACACCACCATCGTAACTTTAACATGGGCTTTATGTTTACTCTTGAACAACTACGAAGCACTAAAAAAGGCTCAAGATGAGCTAGACGCTCATGTTGGCAAGAATAGATGGGTCCAAGAATCGGATATCAAGAACTTGGTTTATCTTCAAGCTGTTGTCAAAGAAGTATTACGTTTATATCCAGCTGGGCCGCTCTCTGTACCACACGAGTCAAGGGAGGATTGTGTTATTGGGGGATACGATATACCAAAAGGGACTCGCTTATTAGTGAACTTATGGAAGATTCAGCACGATCCTAATATATGGCCAAATCCTCACGAGTTTAAGCCAGAGAGGTTCTTGTCGACCCACAAGGATGTGGATGTAAAGGGAAATCACTTTGAGTTAATGCCATTTGGTAGTGGAAGAAGAATGTGCCCTGGAATATCTTTGGCCCTTCAAGTGGTGCCCTTTGTAATAGCAGTGTTGCTGCAGGGGTTTGACATGAAGAGGCCTTCAGATGAAGCAATTGATATGAGTGAGAGCTTTGGATTGACAGTGCTCAAAGCTTCTCCACTCCAAGTTCTCCTTGCTCCGCGCTTGGCTCCCGAtctttatgaatga
- the LOC101267987 gene encoding cytochrome P450 CYP82D47 has product MDPFLIAVTVASSFFLLFFLRKQFYSVKKQSSSSRKVPEAGGAWPIIGHLHLLGGSESDHLPHKTLSRMADKYGPIFGMKLGVHQVVVVSDPKLAKECFTTNDLALANRPKSMVSEIIGYKDAMFGLCAYGPYWRETRKIATIELFSARRIEMLKHIREFEVKSGIKEIYNNWGKNNLNGFVKMEMKEWIGDLVMNTMGKILFGKGRRSNEDEGINKAHKAIRRFFELLGAFVVADFLPYLRWLDIGGHEKAMKEVSKELDSVVEEWLTEHKTKRGIIKSGEEEDFMDVMLSICGDRDLLGFDADTAIKATCMALLAAGTDTTIVTLTWTLSLLLNNYKALQKAQDELDAHVGKNRWVQESDIKSLVYLQAIVKEALRLYPAAPLSVPHESMEDCTISGYDIPKGTRLLVNLWKIQHDPNIWPNPHEFKPERFLSTHKDVDVKGNHFELMPFGSGRRMCPGISLALQVLPFVIAMLLQGFDMKRLSDEPIDMSESFGLTVLKASPLEVLLAPRLAPDLYE; this is encoded by the exons ATGGATCCCTTTCTAATTGCTGTTACAGTAGCTAGCTCcttttttctacttttctttCTTCGTAAACAATTTTACTCAGTTAAAAAGCAGAGTAGTAGTAGTAGAAAGGTACCTGAAGCTGGCGGAGCATGGCCTATTATCGGCCAtctccaccttcttggtggatCTGAATCTGATCACTTGCCTCACAAAACGTTGAGCCGCATGGCAGATAAGTACGGGCCGATATTCGGAATGAAGCTTGGAGTTCATCAGGTTGTAGTTGTGAGCGATCCCAAATTAGCCAAAGAATGCTTCACAACTAACGATTTAGCCCTAGCGAACAGGCCTAAATCAATGGTTTCAGAGATTATAGGCTACAAAGACGCTATGTTTGGACTTTGTGCTTACGGTCCTTACTGGAGAGAAACAAGGAAAATTGCTACAATTGAACTTTTCTCAGCTCGGCGAATCGAGATGCTCAAACACATCAGAGAATTTGAGGTAAAATCAGGTATTAAAGAGATTTATAATAATTGGGGGAAGAATAATTTAAATGGTTTTGTGAAGATGGAGATGAAGGAATGGATTGGAGATTTAGTTATGAACACTATGGGGAAAATATTATTCGGAAAAGGGCGAAGGAGTAATGAGGACGAAGGAATAAATAAGGCTCACAAAGCAATTCGAAGATTTTTCGAATTGTTAGGAGCTTTTGTTGTGGCTGATTTTTTACCTTACTTAAGATGGCTGGACATTGGAGGCCATGAGAAAGCGATGAAGGAGGTTTCTAAAGAATTGGACTCTGTTGTTGAAGAATGGTTAACAGAGCACAAAACAAAGAGAGGAATTATTAAAtctggtgaagaagaagatttcATGGATGTAATGCTTTCCATTTGTGGAGACAGAGATCTGCTTGGATTCGATGCCGATACCGCTATCAAAGCTACATGTATG GCTCTGCTAGCGGCAGGTACAGACACGACGATTGTAACTCTAACGTGGACTTTATCTCTACTACTCAACAACTATAAAGCACTTCAAAAGGCTCAAGATGAGCTAGACGCTCATGTTGGTAAGAATAGATGGGTCCAAGAATCGGATATAAAAAGCTTAGTTTATCTTCAAGCTATTGTTAAAGAAGCATTACGTTTATATCCAGCTGCACCACTATCAGTACCTCACGAGTCGATGGAGGATTGTACTATCAGTGGGTATGATATACCAAAAGGGACTCGCTTATTAGTGAACTTATGGAAGATTCAGCACGATCCTAATATATGGCCAAATCCTCACGAGTTTAAGCCAGAGAGGTTCTTGTCGACCCATAAGGATGTGGATGTAAAGGGCAATCACTTTGAGTTAATGCCATTTGGTAGTGGAAGAAGAATGTGCCCTGGAATTTCGTTAGCCCTTCAAGTTTTGCCCTTTGTAATAGCAATGTTGCTGCAGGGGTTTGACATGAAGAGGCTTTCGGATGAACCGATTGATATGAGTGAGAGCTTTGGATTGACAGTACTCAAAGCTTCTCCACTCGAAGTTCTCCTTGCTCCGCGCTTGGCTCCCGAtctttatgaatga
- the LOC101268276 gene encoding cytochrome P450 CYP82D47, which yields MDFFQIVVTLATSFILLFVLHKQFYSVKKQSSSSRKVPEAGGAWPIIGHLHLLGGSESDHLPHKMLGRLADKYGPIFGMKLGVHQVVVVSDHKLATECFTTNDLALAGRPKSMASEIIGYKHAMFGLCSYGPYWRETRKIATIELFSARRIEMLKHIREFEVKSGIKEIYNNWGKNNVNGFVKMEMKEWIGDLFMNTMGKILFGKGRRSNEDEGINKAHKAIRRFFELLGVFVVADFLPYLRWLDIGGHEKAMKEVSKEMDSVVEEWLTEHKTKRRIIKSGEEEDFMDVMLSVCEDRDLPGVDADTAIKATCMALLSAGTDTTMVTLTWILSLLLNNYQSLQKAQDELDAHVGKNRWVQESDIKNLVYLQAIVKEVLRLYPAGPLSLPHESMEDCTISGYDIPKGTRLLVNIWKIQRDPNIWPNPHEFKPERFLSTHKDVDVKGNHFELMPFGSGRRMCPGISLALQVLPFVIAMLLQGFDMKRLSDEPIDMSESFGLTVLKASPLEVLLAPRLAPDLYE from the exons ATGGATTTCTTTCAAATTGTTGTTACATTAGCTACCTCCTTTATTCTACTTTTCGTTCTTCATAAACAATTTTACTCAGTTAAAAAGCAGAGTAGTAGTAGTAGAAAGGTACCTGAAGCTGGCGGAGCATGGCCTATTATCGGCCATCTCCACCTTCTCGGTGGATCTGAATCTGATCACTTGCCTCACAAAATGTTGGGCCGCTTGGCAGATAAGTACGGGCCTATTTTCGGAATGAAGCTTGGAGTTCATCAGGTTGTAGTTGTGAGTGATCACAAATTAGCAACAGAGTGCTTCACAACTAACGATTTAGCCCTAGCAGGTCGGCCTAAATCAATGGCTTCAGAGATTATAGGCTACAAACATGCTATGTTTGGACTTTGTTCTTACGGTCCGTACTGGAGAGAAACAAGGAAAATTGCCACAATTGAACTTTTCTCCGCTCGACGAATCGAGATGCTCAAACACATCAGAGAATTTGAGGTAAAATCAGGTATTAAAGAGATTTATAATAATTGGGGGAAGAATAATGTAAATGGTTTTGTAAAGATGGAGATGAAGGAATGGATTGGGGATTTATTTATGAACACTATGGGGAAAATATTATTCGGAAAAGGGCGAAGGAGTAACGAGGACGAAGGAATAAATAAAGCTCACAAAGCAATTAGAAGATTTTTCGAATTGTTAGGAGTTTTTGTTGTGGCTGATTTTTTACCTTATTTAAGATGGCTGGACATTGGAGGCCATGAGAAAGCGATGAAGGAGGTTTCTAAAGAAATGGACTCTGTTGTTGAAGAATGGTTAACAGAGCACAAAACGAAGAGACGAATTATTAAAtctggtgaagaagaagatttcATGGATGTAATGCTTTCCGTTTGTGAAGACAGAGATCTACCTGGAGTTGATGCCGATACCGCTATCAAAGCTACATGTATG GCTCTGCTATCGGCAGGCACAGACACAACGATGGTAACTCTAACATGGATTTTATCTCTACTACTCAACAACTATCAATCACTTCAAAAGGCTCAAGATGAGCTAGATGCTCATGTTGGCAAGAATAGATGGGTCCAAGAATCGGATATAAAAAACTTAGTTTATCTTCAAGCTATTGTTAAAGAAGTATTACGTTTATATCCAGCTGGACCGCTCTCTTTACCACACGAGTCGATGGAGGATTGTACTATCAGTGGGTATGATATACCAAAAGGCACTCGCTTATTAGTGAACATATGGAAGATTCAGCGCGATCCTAATATATGGCCAAATCCTCACGAGTTTAAGCCAGAGAGGTTCTTGTCGACCCACAAGGATGTGGATGTAAAGGGCAATCACTTTGAGTTAATGCCATTTGGTAGTGGAAGAAGAATGTGCCCTGGAATTTCGTTAGCCCTTCAAGTTTTGCCCTTTGTAATAGCAATGTTGCTGCAGGGGTTTGACATGAAGAGGCTTTCGGATGAACCGATTGATATGAGTGAGAGCTTTGGATTGACAGTACTCAAAGCTTCTCCACTCGAAGTTCTCCTTGCTCCGCGCTTGGCTCCCGAtctttatgaatga